From the Rhizobium sp. ARZ01 genome, the window GCGCCAGTGCTGCGGTCACCCCGACGACGACGCTGAGCGCAGTGGCGAAAAGCGCGACGATCAGGCTGTTGGCAAGCGCCCGGAGCATCTGTTCGTTGGAAAGGAAGGCCTCGTACCAGCGGAACGTGAAGCCGGCGAGCGGGAAGGAGGTCACCTTGCTGTCGTTGAACGAGAAGACCGCCAGGATGACGATCGGGATATAAAGAAAGGCAAGCACGGCAAGGCTGACACCGACCAGCCCTCTCTGCCACCATCTCAAGGCTTGCATGGCCTTCTCCTCAGTTCAGATCGACGCGGCCGGCGCGGTCGAGCCGGCTGGACAGTTGCAGGAGGATCAACACCAGCGCGAGCACCAGTGTGGCCAGCGCCGAGCCGAGCGGCCAGTTCAGCGCCGCGCCGAACTGCGTCTGCAACAGGTTCGCCACCATTGTGCCATCAGGCCCACCGACGAGAACCGGTGCGACGAAGTCGCCGAAGGAGAGGCAGAACGTCATGGTCGAGCCCGCGATGACGCCGCCGAGCGACAGCGGGAAGATCACCTTCCAGAACGTCATGAACGGGCCGACGCCGAGGTCTTCGGAGGCCTCGATCAGCCGGCGGGGAATGTTGTCCAGCACGGCAAAGAGCGGCATGACCATGAAGGGGACGAAGATATAGACCAGCGTGATCACCATGGCGGTCTGGTTGTAGAGGAAGAAGTCGAGCGGCGCGCTGACGATGCCGGTCGAGACGAGCAGCGAGTTCAGCGCCCCGTCCGTGCCGAGGATGATTTTCCAAGTATAGGCGCGCAGCAGATAGGACACCCAGAGCGGCACGATCACCGACATGTAGAGCAGGTTGCGCAGGCTCTGCGACTTGACCGTGAAGACGAGGAAATAGGCAAGCGGATAGCCGAGCAGCAGCGCGCCGGCCGTTACCATCGCGGCGATCTTCAGTGTCCTCAAGATAACCGTCGTATACTGCGGATCGCTGAACAGCTGGGCATAGTTGCCGAACTGGAAGTCCGGGTAAAAGAGCGGGAACTGCCGGGTCCAGAAGCTGACGGACACCATGATCGCGTAGGGCACGATCATCAGCAGCAGCACCCAGACGAGCGGCATCGAGAACAGGGCGGCGAAGCCGGCAAATGTCCTGCGGCTCAGGAACATCATCGACGGTCTCCATCGGCAAAGGCAAGGACATCAATCGGGTCGACATGCAATGCCAGCCGCTCGCCGGAGGCAATGACGCCAGATCCCGGAACGGCCACTCGCGAAAGCTCGGCAAAGAGCGGTTTACCGATCCCGTCGGCCGCAAGCTCCACCCGCAGGCGATCGCCATGGAAGAGGCGTTCCAGGACCGCGCAATCCAGCCTGTTCGCCCCGTCGAATGCGACCGTCTGGAAGCGTTCCGGCCGGATGCCCACTGTGACGCGCCGCCCGGCGGAAAGGGCGGCATCGGGGAGCGGACGCCGGCTGCGGATGAGGTGGCCATTGGCGAGCCGGAAGATGGTGAATTCACCCTCGCGGTCTTCGACCGTGGCCTCGAACAGGTTTGTCGCCCCGATGAAGTCGGCAACATACGGCGTGGCGGGGTTGTCGTAGAGTTGCGCGGGCGTGCCGATCTGCGCGATCCGGCCCTGGTTCATGACGACGATCCGGTCGGAGAGGCCGAGCGCCTCGGTCTGGTCGTGCGTCACCATCAGGAAGGTGATGCCCAGCTCCCGGTGAAGGCGTTTCAGTTCCACCTGCATGCCTTCCCGCAGCTTCACGTCGAGCGCTGAAAGCGGTTCGTCGAGAAGCAGGACGCGCGGCCGCCGGACGATGGCACGCGCCATCGCGACGCGCTGGCGCTGCCCCCCGGAAAGCTCGCCGGGCCGGCGGTTGGCCATGCCGCCGAGACCGACCATTTCCAGCGCCTCGCCCACGCGCCTCTTGCGTTCGCCGGCAGGCACGTTGTTGGATTTCACCGAAAGGCCGTAACCGATGTTCTCGGCGACGCTCATGTGGGGAAAGAGCGCATAGTCCTGGAACACGGTGTTGACGGGCCGCCGATACGGTGGGCTCTCGGTCACGTCCTTGCCAGCGATCTCGACACGGCCAGAACTCGCGTGCTCGAAGCCGCCGATCAGCCGCAACGTCGTCGTTTTTCCGCAGCCGGACGGACCGAGCAGGGTGACGAATTCGCCCTCGCCGATTGTGAGGTCAGTGGCGTGCAGCGCCGTAAAGGCGCCATAGCTCTTCATGACGCCCGAAAGCGCCACAATCGGATTGGATGTCATGCGTTCCCCACGTATTCTTTGTTATTGCGTGGTCATTGTGTTCCTGGGGAAGCGCCCCTCCCATCGAGGCGCTTCCGAAAGATAGGATTAGGGCGCAGCCTTGACCGCGTTCCAGGTCTCGAGATACTTGTCGAGACGCTTCGGCTGCTGCCACATGACGAGGCTCTTGACGAACTCGATGTTGTCGACCTGCCGGTCCTTCTTCATCTCGTCGCTCATGCAGCCGGCGACAGCCTTCGGATTGACGGGGAAGTAACCCGTGGATTCGGCAAGGCCGCACTGTCCGTCCGCCGATTGCATGAAGGACATGAATTTGTAGGCGCAGTCCTCGTTCGGCGTGTCCTTGACCAGCATCATCGAGTCCATCCAACCCTCCGCCTTTTCCTTCGGCGTGAACTCGACGACCTCGAAGCCCTTCTTCAGGTTGTTGACGTCCTTGCTGGTGAGGCCGGTCCAGGCGTTCGAGACGTAGACCTCCTGATTGGCCATCAGTTCGGTCAGTTCGCCGGCCGAGGCCCAGTATTTGCGGATGAGCGGCTTTTGCTCGATCAGTTTGGCCTTGACCGCTTCGAGCTGTTCGTCCGTCAGGTCGAAGACATTGTCATAGCCGAGATAGCGGGCGGTCCAGAAGAGCGCCGACTTGTCGTCCCAGAGCGAGACTTTGCCCTTGTTGGCCGGATCGAAAAGGACAGCGATGGAATCCGGCTTCGTCGCGAACTTGTCAGGACGATAGATCAACGACACCGAGCCCCAGATCAGCGGCGCCGCCCAGGTCTCGCCGTCGGCGGCCACGTCGCCATGCTTGGAGAATTCGGGATAGATGCCGTCGAAACCCTCGACCTTCGCCGTGTCGATCGGCGCGACAAAGCCGGCGAGCCGCATCATTGGCACGGTATCGAGCGACGGCGTGATGATGTCATAGACACCACCGCCGGCTGCAAGCTTGGCGGCGAAGTCGTCGTTGGAGCCGACATAGGATGCGCTGACCTTGCACCCGGATGCCTGCTCGAATTTCGGAATGAAACCGTCGGCCGCGTAGCCTTCCCAGGTCAGGATGTTGAGCTCGCCGGCCGAGGCCGCCATCGTCTGGGGCAGCATGGCAACAGTGGCCAAAGCGCCGATCGCGAATTTCTTCAATTTGTGCATTGTCGTAGTTCCCCTTTGGCTTTGATTGTTCATCGTTTCCGTTTGGTCTTGCGGACAAGCGTTGCGATATCGATGCCGAGCGCCTTGGCAGCGCTTCGTTTGCTTCCATTCTCGGCGATGGATTTTTCCAGGATCCAGGTTTCGAATTCCTGGACCAGTTCCCTGAAATTTGCCGGCGACGACGCCTCAATACCGGCGGCTTCAGCCCGAAAGGCGGGCGCCGCCGATACCGGTGCGGTGGGCGCGACGAAGTGGTCCGGCAGCGCCATATCGTCAGCGCTTGCGGCCGCATGCTCAAGAATATTGCGGAGTTCCCTGATATTGCCGGGGTAGGCGTAGTCCAGCAGCCGCTGCCAGAAGCCGTTCGAAAGGTGAAGTGTCGGCTTGCGCCCCAGATTGATCCTCTGGAGCTGTCGCTCGGTCACCGCGCGGATGAGATCGGGTTGGCTGCGTAGCGGCGGCAGTGCCACGGGCACGACAGCGATGCGGTAATAGAGATCGTCGCGGAACCGCCCATCCGCCACGAGGTGCTGAAGCATGCGATTGGTCGAGGTTATCAGCTGGATGCGCACCTGCCGCCTTTGCGCCGAACCGAGCCGGCTGAAGGTCTGCGCTTCCAGAAACGCGACGAGCTTCATTTGCGAGGTCGGCGAAAGATCCGTCACCTGGTCGAGGAAGAGGATACCGCCGTCGGCCGCCTCGACATATCCGAGCTTACCGCGGGTGGAGGTGTCCAGGTTCGAACCGGGCTCGATCCCAAACATTTCGGCATCGAACTGGGCATCCGTCAGCATGCCGCAATTGACATGGACGAACGGCGGCGCTCCCGGCTCGCCCGCCTTGCTGACACGCTTTGCAAATTCGGTCTTGCCCGTTCCGCTTTCGCCGGTGAGAAGTACCGCGCTTCCGCGCTCCAGCGCCATGGAGCCGAGGTTGACCAAGGCCTGCAAGCCCGGCGTTTGCGCGAATGCGTTGTTAGTCGTCGAGACGCCTTCCGTCTGGAAACGGAATTTCTCCAATCCCTCCGCGCCGCGGGCATGACGGCTGGGCTCGCGCATGATCAGAAGCGCGCCATAGGCTCCGCCGTCGGCGGTTCTGAGTACGCTGAGGCTGCCAACGACGTTGCGCTGCGAGTTGAGCGTCCCCGCCAGCTCGGTGCGCTTCAACTGCTGGAGCGCTGTCGCAAGCTTCTGCAGGACCGGTCCCGCCGTCCTTGCCTGCTTGCCGAGATCCGAGCCGACGAGATCGCCCCGGGCGACGTTGAGGAGCAATTCGAGCTTGCTGTTAACCAGCTTGATGGTGCCGTCAGTCTCCAGCAGCGCCGCCCCGTCGGGCAGCGCTTCGAGGAAGCTGACGAATTGCGGATCGTCGATGAAGCCCGGCCGGAGACGCCGATGCGCGAGCGTGGTGATATCGTTGCCGTAGAACTTCATGACGCCACCTCGCTCAGGAGCGCCCGGACCCTGCGCCGTGATTTGCGCCGTGCCGTCAGCACGTAGCGCCGCATCTCGCCTTCGATGCCCGCCACGCGAAAGCGCCAGATGTCGCGGCCATTGTCTGCGGCGATCATCGTCAGGTCGCACTCGCTTTCGCCGTCCTCGTCCTCTAGTGACGCGTGCCGTAGCTTTGACAATGCGTTGCGGGTCTCGACAAAATCCTGGATCGGCCTCCCAAGTGTCTGGTCGGCCGCCCGGCCCCAGGCCGTCTCGGCGGCCGGATTGGCGGCCAGCAAGAGTCCGTCCTCGGCGATGACGAGGATCGGATCCGGGGCGGCGCTCAGGATGTCGAGCATCGCAGTGGCGCGGTCGAAGAGCTGCTGCTCGCGCAGCTTGTGCGGGCCGATATCGCGCGTTGTTCCCCACAGACGGATGAGGAAGCCGTCCTTGATGGCGGCGCGGAAGTCGTTCTCGACCAGCATCTCGCTGCCGTCATGTCGCTGGTCGACCGCTGCGGCATGATCGAGCCGGTAGTTGGAGCGCACGAGGTCGCGCACCATCGCCCGGTTTACCGCGGTGTCCGGGAAGTAGCGCGAAACCGGCTGGGTGTTGAAATCGAGCCCTTCCGGCACGTTGTAGAGGCGCGCCATCGCCTCGTTGCAGGCACGCCAACGGGACTGGTTGGTGAAGATCCGATCGACGATCTCTTCTTCCGCCAATGAAATGTCTACCGGCTCGAGAAACTCGATGCACCAGCAGGCTTCCGTTGCCGCTCCGATCATCTGCGAGAGGATCTCGACGCGTTCGTTCAATTCCGGACCGATACCGAGGGTAGCGGGTGAAAGCACTTGTTTCACCACGGCGAGTCCCCGCGCTCCATCCTGGTAGGCCGTCGCCACCATGGGCACTTCATCATAGGCGGCCGAGTTCATCCATACCGGAAAGCTCGGATCTGCTAGTCGCTCGCCCCTCGCCACAGACTTGATCAGCTGGGCAGAATTGCTGCCATAGATGCGTTCCAGTGCCTGTCCGACAATCTGTTGGGCATCGACGCCCAATTCTCTTGCCTCGCGATCGTTGATCGCTGCGACGCGCCCGTCCTGGTCAATCCAGTCGATCAGCAGCCCGCCGGGAGCCGTCGATTCTGGCCGTGGATCAGTCATTCGTGGTTCCATTCATGCGATGTGGTTGGTTCAAACCCATCATCTCCCCTGCATGACTGCTGACGAAAGTGCAGCGATCCAGCCACAAGCGGCATCAAAGACAAGCAAGCAAACCAGATTAACGCGAAAAACCCCGAATCCGATCTGAAAATTAGCATTTCCGCATCATAATGCTGCAAAAATGCGCACATATCTTTGATGAGGAGCTGCTGACACAGCTGCAAGGCTCGAAGAGAAGGAATGCGGGTTCGTCGCTCTGCGGGATCTGAACGCAATGTACCAAGCTAGTTTTTGTCCATCGCAGACAGCAATGTTGCCCGCATCTCGTCGGCAACCTCTTTCAGAACCGTTGTGAATTTTTCCGCAACGGTTGAGCCAGCCTTTCGGGCCGGCCAAACGGCGAGCGCATCGCCCCCCGCCATCCCTACGATGTTATTGATTTTCGGCGGAACGCGGTCAGGGTTTGCTCGCCTTGCCGGCAAGCGAAGACGAGCGGCACGTGCCACCAGTCGTAAGTGCATGGCCTACAAACGTCGAGACGCCAGTCGACAACTCGATGGCTGCTCGCGTGGCCGTTTTTCACCGACCGTCCTGAGCTGCACTTGCACCTCGCAGCTGCTGCTGGGGCCGATCTGTCGTGGTTGCCCAGAACAATCGCCTGCACGCAATAGTCGCATCGCGAAGGCAATCGATCCTCAATAGCATGAGCGACTTCAGCGTGGCCCGTCTAGTTCGAGGACCGAACTGCTCCTCAGCCCAGAACTTGGCGTGTATAGGCGGCGCGAGATGTCGACCTGAAGCGCCGAATCTGCTGTCCTCGCTTCAGACAAGGGAGATGAGTTGATGTCGCCGGTTCTATTCGCCGCTGCGTTCGCAGCGGTCACAGCGCAGCCGACCGTGGAGGAGCTCCAGGCCGATTTCGAAACGGCGCGGCCGTGTTATGCGTTGATCGACGGTCGCGAGGTCTGGGAAGGCAAAAAGGCTTTCTTCATTTCATCGTACACAAAGGAGGCTGCGGAACTTGACCCCGACCTAGTGGGCGCGGACGCCGTTCTCCGCGATGACAACTCCTTAGATGTTATTGGCGAGTTCGAGGCGGCTTGCACGGACTAGCGGTGGCCTGGGGTCCGGGCCGCGAGTTGATGGCTGAGGGCATTGCCTTCTAGGACCAGCCGGAGGCTGTCGTAGATCATCAAAGCTAGAGACAATCGACCTGCCCACGGTGGAAGAGCCGAAATGTAAGCCGGCGAAGATGCGTGGTGTCGCGCGAAACAGCGATCGACCGGATGTTCAAACGCCGCGACTATGGGTGGGCAGGGGGCAGTGTCATGGGGGTGCGTCGTGCAGCGCACGATATCCGTCACCAGCGTCAGATCGACAAGGCCACTGGCGATACCGTCGCTGCCTATTTGCTGCCTGGCTATTTTAAGATCGACAGGGGTAAACACTAAGTCTTTGAAAAGTTTGGTGGGTGATCACGGGCTCGAACCGTGGACCCGCTGATTAAGAGTCCCATCGTATCTACAATGAAAACAGACCCTTACAGCAAAAGCACCTGTAAAATGCGGCTCAAAAAAGCTCAACGTTTTCAGTTTCGTCAAGATCAAATTGTAAAATGAAATCCACCGTTTTCGACGTCTGTGGACAAGGTATCCTTGCGCGCGAAACATTACGGATGGATACCATGCCCATGACCGACGACGAAGGCCCCCGCCCCCGCTACCAATGGATCAAGGACCGTGACGAAGATCGCCTGTTCGCCGGCTGGGTTGGCAAGCGCAAATTCGGCCGGCTGCTGAACCCATCGAACAACCCGAGCAAATGGGACTGGAACCTTGTCTGCCTGGCTGGCGTCAGGGATTTCGGTCGGCTGGGGAATGCATGGTACGGGTCCGAGGATACCGCACGCCTTGCTGCTAAGGCTTGTGAAGACGCCTATGATGCCGCGATGGCAGGAACCCTATTCGGGATGACGCCGGAGGACGTAGAAGCCATCCACGAGCACGAGCGATTCATGAAGGCGAGACGGGGATGAGTGACGACAAACACAGCACCAAGACGGACAACATCCACGAGGAGCACTATTGCCAGCACCCGGGCTGTAAGAAGTGGGGGATGTTCGGCTATGACCGCGGCAAGGGTGCGACGGATTGGTGGTGCTTTGAGCACAGGCCGGAAGAGCGGGCATGAAGCACGACCCTTGGTGGATCTATGCGCTCATCGTCGGAGTTGGCATCACGACGATCGCCGGCATGGTGATTAAGACCGGGCAACTGGTCGGGTGGTGGTGATCAGGCGCTGCCGGCACCACTCAACAACGTGGCTTTCGCCCCTTGGCTCCTCAGGACCACCAACCCACCCCAAGAAGTGGGTAGCCACATCTGGCTATCGCCCTGATTGCGGGTATTGCGTATTATTTGGTTGTGGCGCCTCCCTACGCCACTACCCCAACTGTACTTGCCCAGCGTACCGCACACGCTGGGCTTTTTCTTGGGCGTGCACCTTACCCGACCTTCGCCCCGAACCACCGCATGAACAGCACGTCTGCACCAGCGGGCCAAGCTAGGCGTAACAAAGTGTAAATAAGGCACGGCTAAATTATCATTGTTCGCGGATATGCGAATTGCTTGCGTATGAGACAGCAAGTAGCCCGGCAGCGCTTCGTGTTGTTGCCGGGCGCTATCACAAAGGTTTCAGCATGATCCGCGACTTCGTGCTCTATTTCTTCGTTATAGGCGGCGCGATTGCCGCGGTTGCGTCCATGGTTATCAATACCGGGCAGTTGGTCGGGTGGTGGTAATAAATCGCTCGAACGGTGCGCGATTGACTATCGCATCGATGGCACGATAGGCGTATATGACGAGTGCGGTGGATCCGGCGAAGAGCCCCACGCCGGCCCGCGCTGGGGTGGCCCATGAGCGGCGAGCACCGTGTTAAAGCCCATTTTGTCATTGCGCGCGCCAATCGAATGGGATTCGAGATGCTTGCCCGCCGACAGGGCAAAAATGTCAGATACAGGGTCCTTCACTGCGCCACCGACGCCGTTGTCCTTGGCATGTACTATGATGCCACTCTGACGGAGATTGATGCTTATCTCGATCGCTACGAAGCGACGATCTCAGAAATGGGTGGGAAAGCGGACATGTCGCCGATACTCAAACACTGACCAAAGTCCGCAAGGGAAGTCAGCGGCCTGCGAACCCCTGGGGCACGTTGGTAACGACACATCCGCAAATAAATCATAGCTTAGTCTCCGGTGGCGACAACTTGAACGAATGTCGTAACAACTACCCCACTTTCGCCCCGAACCATTTCATAAACAGAACCTCTGCGCCGCGCGGTCCCAGATAGGCAAGTGCCGCGACAAGCCCCGTTGAAACGGGCTGACCGAACTGGAGCCACGACGCCAACCCCTCACCTATCAGCGCCATACCGACGGCGATCGGCAGTTCCCAGATCAGTTCGCGCCCGAGGAACTTCCGGCGTGCCTTCTTGACCTCCTGCGCATGCCACATGATGCGGCCGATAAATGCGCCAATCAGGGTGGTGAAGGCACCGCCGAACCATGCATCGAGCAGGCCGACGAGCGAGTTGTATTTGTCGGACATGGATTGGCCTCTACTATTTCGCGCAACCGGCCATCTGCTGGCAGGTTCGGTTATGGGATGCGATCTGGCGAGCGAACGGAAGATCGTTGGCGACGATGTACGAACGCGTTGCAGCCGATGGCGTCAGCGTCTCGAATCCCGTCCCGGTCACGTCACTCGCAGTGGTCTTGCACCCACTCGCCACCGAGATCGATGCAAATGCCGCGAGCATCAAGAGCGTTGACTTCCGCATTGGTGCGGCTCCTCTGCTGGATGATTTCGATGGAGCGCTTCAGGGCGTCGGCCCGTTCAAGGTCCCTGCCCTCGTCTCTGGCGGTAGGAAGCCACAGCAGCACGTTCAGCACCGTGAAGGTTGCAGCGGCAGCGGATGCGCCCAGAACAGCGCCAGCGGCCAACGTGAGGCGGGAGAACATCACTTGATCCCGAGCGCGTGGCGAACGGCTGGCATCGTCGCAATGGCGTAGACCGCAAAGGCGATGATCGAACCGAAGATGAGCATCTGAACGCGCCAGTCCAAGGCGACGATGTTCAGTTTCTCAAGGATCATCGCCCCCATGCCGGTCCCAGAAAAGAACCATGTCCAGAAGCGGCCGGACTTCGCCACCGGCTTTGGCCGTGGTGCTGTTGGCGCCTGACGCTCCTCGACCGGTTCACCTGCATCGACGGACAGTCCCGCCGCTTTCACACGATCGAGGATCGCTTCCACCTTCTCGGGCGAGACCAACGACTTGTTGAGTCCGTCACCGGCATAGAACGACTGCCCTCGCTTGAGATCGCGGTGAGCACCCTTCGTGGACGCAAGCACAGGCAACGAGGCCCATTCCTGTGCGAGGCGCTTGCCGAACTCGGTGCGGCTGATCTTCCCGGCCGTGAAAAGGTCATAACCACGCCGCACCAGCAGTTTGTAGGCAAGCCGGTCCTGCAGATCGGCCGTGAACAGATCCGTCCCCTTGAGCGATAGATTCGCCTTGGCGAGATCGATCAACGTGGCACGCATGAACTGCGGCGCACCGGCTGCACTGGAGCCAAATCGTTTGGTCCAGCCCTTCTGGGCGTCGACGACTTCGCCATAGGTCATGGACGTGAGTGGCTTCGGCAACTTGCCCTGGTTGTGGCCGTAGATGACATCGTAGCATTCCGGCGCCTTCATGCTCGTTTCGGTCTCGTAGACGAACGCGAGCAGAAGAGCCGCGCCCGGGGGAACGGTCCTGTCCATTGAGGTTTCCTTCGATCGTGGGTGTTGTCAGCCAGACGCGCGGGCGCGAACGCTCGCGAAGAACGCTTGTCGGTTCATGGGATTGTCCTTGGGTCAGGAGAAGTGGCGCCAGGCCATGACACCGCATAGAACAGCGGGTTACCGATGAGATCGGTCACGTTGCTGGGACAGGCCCACAGCAGGTAGTAGGCGCGCGGATAGTAAAGGGCTCAGGTCAGCGGTCTGCCCTATAAGCGGAGCAAGTCGATCTCTGAACCTCTCGTAGAAACCACAGTCATGAGGCGCTTGGGGTCTCTAACTACGAAGCCTGCTATTTCGACAATGGGCGGAAAATCCGGAGATGGAAGCGCACCATTGCGGGTGTGGTCGTTGTCCTCAAACATGCTGCATGCGCTGGATGCAGTTTGCTTAACCAGCACAGTTCCGCCCCGGCTTTTTACGGGCGACAACAGCGACCAAGCTACCAGCCATATGGGCCGGGCCGGATCGAAGTAGGCGCTATCCAACCGCTTAAGAAGGCGGGTTTTGCCCTTGAAGCACAATGATGCGTTGGTCTGGGCCATATTGACGACGGCACCCACGATCGAGCCGCGACCGCAATTCACCACTAACGCATCGCCCTCGCTCAACCGCAGAAATCTTTCCGCAAGAAGCGACGTTCGCCGTTCAACATCCCCTCCTGTCGACACATATCGAAACGGATGCACAAATTTGAAGCGCCGCGACATCCGCGCTATCGAAAGAAACGCTTTCAACCTTTCCGTCAGCTTTTTTGCCATAATCTGCTGAACCTCGCCTGATAGGTGGTGGTCGTCCTTAAACAGGGAGGCGATCGACTTTCGCGCGTAGAAACTGAGATCAGTTGCAAATGCATAGCCGTCGAAGTAAGGAATTCCTGCCTTTTTTGCTACTGATATCCAGTGCTGACGCACTGTCGTTGCGCGTGCACCTATCTGGTTTTCCTTGACGGGCAGGATCAAAACAACAGGAATTACCTTCCTCGATGAGCACCAACCAAGAACGTAGTCGAGGATCTGCGAACTTTGGGAAAGGTCATATAGATTTTTGTTCGCCGCACGCTGTTCATTGACGCAGATGTCTAGAATCAAAACGTCCATATCGACGGCGTCTAACGATGGCAATCTGTAAGGGAGCATAGTTGCGTGGCTAGAACCAAGAGAAGCATTCCCCACGATGGAAACGCCGGGTTGGGCCGCGAGAGCTGCAGCCCAACCGTCTTTGGCTACGGCATTTGATGTTCCTAGAACCCCAACCCTCAGGTCTTGCGCCGCCACACTGCTCTCCCCGCCTAACGTACGCGACCTAAAATGCCCGTTCCGGTCTTGATGTATTCATTGGAGTTCGTCTTGTCGATGTACTTCTATCCGGCCAGAGCTGGCACATACGTCATTTAGCCACCCACCCGGTCGCCGCGCCCGCACCGGTCTCCTTCACATAGAAGGAGGTTGCCGCACCGCCGTCAGTCCGGCCCCACGTCGATCCAACCGGGGCGACGATAACGGAGAGCGGCGTTCCTGAGCCGCCTGCTGCAAGCCGACCTGTTCCCGCATGACTATACGGTGCGCCCCCCGTCACCTGATTGTCGCCGATGATGATACCAGTACATCCCGAGCGAACGTCTACGCCGAATAACATGTTGCCCGTAGTTCCGTCGAGCAGGTTGCCTTCGATCGTCGCGCCGGCAGGCCCCGAAAGCATATAGATGCCGGGATAGGCGACACCGCCTACGCCGACTTTCTCGATCACGTTTCCCGTCACTGCCACGCGTTTTAGACCGTTAGCGAGCCGGATGCCCGCGATGTTAGCCGACTGGATAGTATTGCCCTGAACCTTGATGTTGGTGGAAACACCTGTTCCGGCCCACGGCAATTCGGCAGCGGTGCCACCTTCATTGATCGTCATGCCATCTTGCACGTAGCTGGCGAATTCATTCCCGGTAATATTGACGTTTGAGCAATAACGCTGCTCGATCGCGCGGGCGCGCGTGCCGATGTGCTTATTTCCGCTCACGGTCAGCTTATCGATCCAGGTGAGGAGGAAGAGCGGCTGGCCCGACTGGGGGGTGTTGTCAATAATCGTGTTGTTCGCGATCGACACGTTCTTGTGCTTCACCCACTGGGTTGCGTTCGAGCCGCTGGCGTTGCTGAACCCGACCACAGGGCCAGTCGTGCAGTCGATGAACGTGTTTCCGTCGATCACGACAATCCCATTCGCTTGAGCGACCCCGGTCAGAACGTCATTGCCATCGCGGCTAGATGCAGATGCAGCGGCAACCGATGACTTCGCCGACCCCTGCTCCCATGCTGGTATCGCTTGGGAAGCGCATGAGCGCGCCGGATGGCGACTGGAACGGCAGATCCATCCCTGTCACCTCTTGCGCGTTCATGACCATGTGCGTGTGTCGGACGCGCCGGTCGCCGGCACTGCGCCATGTGCGCGTCACCAGCGAGGCGTCACGCCCCGCCTTGTCCAAGCCCTGCTGATAGGCTTCGTGCTGCGCCACGTTGACCGACATGGCTGTTTCCGTCCGAGCGATCGTTTCCGACCGCAGCTTGACGTATCCATCGGACAGCCGCCCGATCGCCTTCTGCACGACCTCCGGCGGGAGAGCCTTGCCCTCGGAAATCGCCTTCAACACCTGCCGGTCGAAACGCTTGTCCCGCCTCGTCAGGGTGAGATATCGCTTCATCCCCTCCACGTCGCCGCCGGCGAGCGCCAAACGCGCGTTCT encodes:
- a CDS encoding SGNH/GDSL hydrolase family protein, with translation MAAQDLRVGVLGTSNAVAKDGWAAALAAQPGVSIVGNASLGSSHATMLPYRLPSLDAVDMDVLILDICVNEQRAANKNLYDLSQSSQILDYVLGWCSSRKVIPVVLILPVKENQIGARATTVRQHWISVAKKAGIPYFDGYAFATDLSFYARKSIASLFKDDHHLSGEVQQIMAKKLTERLKAFLSIARMSRRFKFVHPFRYVSTGGDVERRTSLLAERFLRLSEGDALVVNCGRGSIVGAVVNMAQTNASLCFKGKTRLLKRLDSAYFDPARPIWLVAWSLLSPVKSRGGTVLVKQTASSACSMFEDNDHTRNGALPSPDFPPIVEIAGFVVRDPKRLMTVVSTRGSEIDLLRL
- a CDS encoding right-handed parallel beta-helix repeat-containing protein; this encodes MIDGNTFIDCTTGPVVGFSNASGSNATQWVKHKNVSIANNTIIDNTPQSGQPLFLLTWIDKLTVSGNKHIGTRARAIEQRYCSNVNITGNEFASYVQDGMTINEGGTAAELPWAGTGVSTNIKVQGNTIQSANIAGIRLANGLKRVAVTGNVIEKVGVGGVAYPGIYMLSGPAGATIEGNLLDGTTGNMLFGVDVRSGCTGIIIGDNQVTGGAPYSHAGTGRLAAGGSGTPLSVIVAPVGSTWGRTDGGAATSFYVKETGAGAATGWVAK